Sequence from the Gemmatimonadota bacterium genome:
CACCATGCGTTGCCGGCACTCACGGCATCGCGGGGGTGCATCGTCAACATCGCCTCGAAGGTGGCGCTTACGGGCCAGGGTGGGACGTCGGGCTATGCGGCCGCGAAGGGGGCGATCCTCGCGCTCACGCGGGAATGGGCCGTCGAGCTGCTGCCGGCCGGGATCCGTGTCAATGCCGTGGTGCCCGCCGAGGTGATGACGCCGCTGTACGAACAGTGGCTCGCGACGCACCCCGATCCGGCGGCGAAGCTCGCCGGAATCGTGACGAAGATTCCACTTGAACAGCGGATGACCACGGCCGAGGAGATCGCGGCAACGGTCATCTTCCTGCTGTCCTCGAAATCGGCCCACACCACCGGCCAGCAACTGCACGTGGACGGCGGCTACGTCCATCTCGATCGCGCCATCCACTGAGCGGTTCCCGCTCGACCCCCCTGCGCACAGGACTGCCATGACCGGCCACACGGCACCGCTCACGGAACGGCGCTTCCTCGTTCCCCTGATGTTGATCACCTCGCTCTTCTTTCTCTGGGCGCTGGGCGTCAACCTCAATGACATCCTGATTCCGCACCTCAAGAAGGCGCTCGATCTCACCGACTTCCAGTCGTCGCTGATCCAGACCGCGTTCTTCGGCGGCTACTTCCTCGCAGCGCTGCCGGCGGGATGGCTGATGCGGCGGGTCGGCTACAAGCGCGGCATCCTGACCGGGTTGATGATCTGCGCCACGGGGACACTGCTCTTCCTCCCGGCGGCGGCGACGCGGGAGTATGCCTTCTTCCTGCTGGCGCTCTTCGTGATGGCATGTGGCCAGTGCTTCCTCGAGGTCGCCGCCAACCCGTACGTGACGGTGCTGGGGCCGCCGGAATCGGCCGCGCGCCGGCTCAACACCGCGCAAGCGTTCAACTCCGTCGGTGCGCTGGTCACACCGATCCTCGGCGCGACCTTCATCCTCTCCGGCGTCGAGTACTCTCAGGTGCAGCTCGCCGCGATGGGGCCCGAGGCGGTCGAGCTCTACCGGATCACCGAGTCGCAGGCGGTGCGCGGGCCGTACCTGGTGATCACCGCCATCTTCCTCATCGTGGCCTTCCTGATCTGGCGCACCAAGCTTCCCGACGTGGTCGAGGCGGCGCATGATGGTCACGCCGCAGCGCCGGCCACGGGAAGCATCATGGCGCACGGCAATCTGGTGCGCGGCGTGATCGCGCAGTTCTGCTACGTCGGCGCGCAGGTCGGCGTCGCCTCGTTCGTCATCCGCTTCGCGCAGCAGGTGGTCCCCGGCACCGCCGAGCGGGCCGCCGCCGGCTTCCTCAAGTACCACCTCCTCGGCTTCATGCTCGGCCGCTTCCTCGGCTCGGCCATCATGCAGACGATTCCGGCACCGCGCATGCTTGCC
This genomic interval carries:
- a CDS encoding SDR family oxidoreductase, translating into MDLGLGGKVVVVTGGAKGIGAAIVRAAAAEGMITVIVDRDAAAGAELAAALRSTGHTVEVVTAALDEAEACAEVVATVMVRCGRIDALVNNAGVNDGVGLANGSPAAFAASLERNLSHYYAMAHHALPALTASRGCIVNIASKVALTGQGGTSGYAAAKGAILALTREWAVELLPAGIRVNAVVPAEVMTPLYEQWLATHPDPAAKLAGIVTKIPLEQRMTTAEEIAATVIFLLSSKSAHTTGQQLHVDGGYVHLDRAIH
- the fucP gene encoding L-fucose:H+ symporter permease; translated protein: MTGHTAPLTERRFLVPLMLITSLFFLWALGVNLNDILIPHLKKALDLTDFQSSLIQTAFFGGYFLAALPAGWLMRRVGYKRGILTGLMICATGTLLFLPAAATREYAFFLLALFVMACGQCFLEVAANPYVTVLGPPESAARRLNTAQAFNSVGALVTPILGATFILSGVEYSQVQLAAMGPEAVELYRITESQAVRGPYLVITAIFLIVAFLIWRTKLPDVVEAAHDGHAAAPATGSIMAHGNLVRGVIAQFCYVGAQVGVASFVIRFAQQVVPGTAERAAAGFLKYHLLGFMLGRFLGSAIMQTIPAPRMLAFFAAGSLACAVTAISTTGAMAIWAVVLIGFFHSIMFPTIFALALDGLGAHTKFGSSLLVMSIVGGAILPAVMGYLSDVRGIQTAFIVPALCYLVVFHFGFRGYRHPGINDTATLESAA